The following proteins are encoded in a genomic region of Mycolicibacterium confluentis:
- a CDS encoding heparin lyase I family protein codes for MTDRRRFLRHAAVGAAALAGGSVLLPKNGVSHAEPSGVTMLVGPQDEAVNVRSLVCGSSAGVCPTPALLNDGRYALPVAVLRDPAYAVVSDVLTTWKLEAVARDDYVRADGAFLLGVDGKVMRQAGRPASLTLPNSDVFRFEVRADDFAGPYDSESGSRRSEIVARQRDGIGEETVWSSFCLVLGDTPGLADAGRGIVHQWHSVDRDIGRTPVLFMDVSHSRLTIRTCSSSRLYGQKARESQSSENGRSVTHFSGDVPAEGEKTYVTLQATFGEDGHLNAWINGEHVVEIDTPIGYYDDLADGSGRTVLGYPHWGLYTTNRPDTDVVYIANPEWGTDSLRARIEAPRSVPDVT; via the coding sequence ATGACCGACCGCAGGCGGTTCCTCAGGCACGCCGCTGTCGGTGCGGCAGCCCTTGCCGGTGGTTCCGTCCTGCTGCCGAAGAACGGCGTGTCACACGCAGAGCCCTCTGGCGTCACCATGCTCGTGGGCCCCCAAGACGAGGCTGTGAATGTCCGTTCCCTGGTCTGCGGCTCCTCCGCGGGTGTGTGCCCGACTCCCGCTCTGCTGAACGACGGCAGGTACGCACTGCCGGTTGCGGTGTTGAGAGACCCCGCATACGCAGTAGTTTCCGACGTCCTCACGACCTGGAAGTTGGAGGCTGTCGCGCGCGATGACTACGTCAGGGCCGATGGGGCATTCCTTCTCGGGGTTGACGGCAAGGTGATGCGGCAGGCGGGCCGACCGGCATCACTGACGTTGCCGAACTCGGACGTCTTCCGCTTCGAGGTGCGGGCCGATGATTTCGCTGGTCCGTACGACTCTGAAAGTGGAAGCCGGCGCAGCGAGATCGTCGCGCGTCAGCGGGACGGCATCGGCGAGGAGACGGTGTGGAGCTCGTTCTGTCTGGTGCTGGGAGACACACCGGGTCTGGCAGATGCCGGCCGCGGAATCGTTCACCAGTGGCACAGTGTCGATCGTGACATCGGCCGGACACCGGTGCTCTTCATGGATGTCTCGCATTCTCGTTTGACGATCCGGACGTGTTCGTCTTCGCGCCTGTACGGCCAGAAGGCTCGAGAATCACAATCATCGGAGAACGGCAGGTCGGTCACGCATTTTTCCGGTGATGTTCCTGCGGAAGGCGAGAAGACCTATGTCACGCTGCAGGCGACCTTCGGTGAGGACGGTCACCTGAACGCCTGGATCAATGGCGAACATGTCGTCGAAATCGACACTCCGATCGGATATTACGACGACCTCGCGGACGGATCGGGTCGCACTGTTCTCGGATACCCCCATTGGGGCCTGTACACGACGAACCGGCCGGACACCGACGTCGTGTACATCGCCAACCCGGAATGGGGGACCGACAGTCTGCGGGCGCGCATCGAGGCTCCGCGCTCGGTGCCCGATGTGACGTGA
- a CDS encoding acyltransferase family protein, whose amino-acid sequence MLKNQKDASIETLRGLACILLVAFHVIGENRHGGLHVPDDSTFRWYADSFAYLRMPLFTFISGYVYALRPLTVLGNWPRFLRGKARRLLLPMFVIGTLLAVLQTYAPGVNEPFRTPWYLWHIVPVSPFWFIWAIFWVFFLVTLIDTVADPRRRTMLLVGAALTMALANVLVPATQWDIMGLRSALYLGPFFIAGLLASRFAWREAPLALRASVVVALVPLLAITQLGVLGVIPFLPPRASLIATLTGIVGCLALLLLRWSWKPLAFIGAYSFTIYLFHVPSAVGTRVLLKHAGIDDLRLLFIAGTLVGIAVPIVIEIQAKRNRWTSLFLLGQRKRSPAVQKQ is encoded by the coding sequence ATGCTGAAGAACCAGAAGGATGCGTCCATCGAGACGCTGCGTGGGCTGGCCTGCATATTGCTTGTGGCATTTCATGTCATCGGCGAGAACCGGCATGGTGGCCTGCACGTCCCGGATGACTCGACCTTTCGATGGTATGCAGACTCGTTTGCCTACCTGCGAATGCCCCTGTTCACCTTCATATCCGGTTACGTCTACGCCTTACGTCCGCTGACCGTGCTCGGAAACTGGCCCCGGTTCCTCCGTGGAAAGGCCCGCCGACTGCTTCTGCCGATGTTTGTCATCGGCACGCTCCTCGCCGTCCTACAGACCTATGCCCCGGGGGTGAATGAGCCCTTCAGGACGCCCTGGTACCTGTGGCACATTGTCCCGGTATCGCCGTTCTGGTTCATCTGGGCCATCTTCTGGGTGTTCTTCCTGGTCACACTCATCGACACCGTCGCCGATCCGCGCAGGCGGACGATGCTGCTCGTGGGAGCAGCTCTCACAATGGCATTGGCGAACGTGCTGGTTCCCGCGACGCAGTGGGACATCATGGGGTTGCGGTCGGCTCTGTATCTCGGCCCCTTCTTCATCGCCGGCCTGCTGGCCTCACGGTTCGCCTGGCGGGAGGCTCCCCTCGCGTTACGGGCTTCCGTCGTCGTCGCCCTGGTGCCGCTTCTCGCGATCACCCAACTCGGAGTTCTTGGCGTCATCCCCTTTCTTCCGCCCCGTGCATCGTTGATTGCCACCCTCACGGGAATCGTCGGTTGCCTGGCGCTTCTGCTGTTGCGATGGAGTTGGAAGCCATTGGCGTTCATAGGCGCCTACTCCTTCACCATCTATCTTTTCCACGTCCCGTCCGCAGTCGGAACGCGGGTTCTCCTGAAGCACGCGGGGATCGACGATCTTCGGCTTCTGTTCATCGCCGGAACGCTCGTCGGCATCGCCGTGCCCATCGTCATCGAGATCCAGGCCAAGAGGAACCGCTGGACAAGTCTCTTTCTGCTCGGCCAACGCAAGCGCTCTCCCGCAGTACAGAAGCAGTGA